One stretch of Rickettsiales bacterium DNA includes these proteins:
- the cyoE gene encoding heme o synthase, which produces MKSKSIEISSQFSEVKDYISLLKPRVMSLVVFTGLCGMLIAPGEINPLIAFIAIFCITIGSGASGAINMWYERETDKLMKRTQNRPLPQGRINPANALDFAGIIAFFSVFLMAFAVNILSAFLLLSAILFYVFIYTIWLKPSTPQNIVIGGAAGAFPPMIGWAAVTGDLTIMPIILFLIIFLWTPPHFWALAIYKNEDYQKANIPMMPVIYGVDETKKQMLLYTIVLFAVTLIPFFYGFSGNLYLASAVILGLKFLHHSIIVFKNPEEKNCRKMFGFSILYLFLLFTFLVLDKFI; this is translated from the coding sequence ATGAAAAGCAAATCCATAGAAATTTCTAGCCAATTTTCTGAAGTTAAGGATTATATTTCCCTGCTTAAACCTCGTGTGATGAGCTTAGTTGTTTTCACTGGCCTATGCGGAATGCTTATCGCACCGGGTGAAATCAACCCTCTAATCGCATTTATTGCAATATTTTGCATAACTATTGGCTCAGGTGCAAGCGGTGCTATCAATATGTGGTATGAGCGTGAAACTGATAAATTGATGAAACGCACTCAAAATAGGCCACTTCCGCAAGGTAGAATAAACCCTGCAAATGCATTAGATTTCGCTGGAATAATTGCATTTTTTTCAGTTTTTTTGATGGCTTTTGCGGTTAATATTTTATCAGCTTTTCTGCTCTTGAGTGCAATTTTATTTTATGTTTTCATTTACACAATTTGGCTAAAGCCCTCAACACCACAAAATATTGTGATTGGCGGTGCGGCGGGGGCATTTCCGCCTATGATAGGCTGGGCAGCAGTTACTGGAGATTTAACCATAATGCCGATTATTTTATTTCTAATTATTTTCCTCTGGACACCCCCTCACTTTTGGGCGTTAGCTATTTATAAAAATGAGGATTACCAAAAGGCAAATATCCCTATGATGCCTGTAATTTATGGCGTTGATGAAACCAAAAAACAAATGCTACTCTATACGATTGTATTATTTGCGGTTACTTTAATTCCGTTTTTCTATGGTTTTTCTGGAAATTTATATCTTGCCTCTGCGGTTATTTTGGGTTTGAAATTTTTGCACCATTCAATAATAGTTTTCAAAAACCCTGAGGAAAAAAACTGCCGCAAAATGTTTGGTTTTTCTATCCTCTATTTATTTTTACTTTTTACTTTTTTAGTTTTGGATAAATTTATTTAA